CCGAGGCGGGAACGGACGCGGTGGTCGGGGCAGGTGTCTGTGGCATCGTCAACATCGTAGTGTCAGGGGTGGTCGCCGGTGGCGACCGGCCGGTCGGGAGTATTCGACCACTGGCTCCAGGAGCCCGGGTACAGAGCCGCGTCGTGGCCCGCGACCGCGAGCGCCAGAACGGCGTGGGCAGCGGTGATGCCCGAGCCGCAGTAGACACCGACGGACTGTCCCTCCAGATCGGCGTAGCGGGAACGCAGCACGTCGGGGGCGAGGAGCCGGCCCTCGGCATCCAGGTTCTCGGTGGTCGGCGCGTTGCGGGCGCCCGGGATGTGTCCGGCGGCGGGGTCGAGCGGTTCGACGTCGCCGCGGTAGCGCTCCGGTGCGCGGGCGTCCAGGAGCACGCCGCTGTATGCAAGGGATGCCGCGGCGTCGATGTCGAGCCTGCGGCGCTGTCCCGCATGCAGCGTCACGGCGCCCGGCGTGGGGGTCACGTCGCCGGTCTCGAGGGCCCCTCCGGCGGCGCGCCACGCGCGGAGCCCGCCGTCGAGCACCCGGGCGGGAACGCCGGCGTCCGTGAGCATCCACCAGGCGCGGGCCGCGGCGAACGAGTTCCAATCGTCGTAGACGACGACGGTGTCGCCGTCATCGATCCCCCATCTGCGCACGGAACGCTCGAAGTCAGCCGGAGATGGAAGGGGATGACGCCCCTCGCTCGCAGCCCCGTGCACGGCGAGCTCGCCGTCCATGCGGACGTAGACGGCACCGGGCACGTGGCCGTCGCGGTACGCCTCCGCACCGTCGGGGGCGTCGAGACGGTAACGCACATCGAGGACGACCGGCGGCGTGAGAGAGCCCAGCTGGGCCTTCAGCTCGGAGGGGGTGATGAGGGGAGACATGCTCATGGGAGAGAGGTTACGCGCGAGCACGTACGGGCGGACGCCGACTTCTCGGCATCCGCCCGCACGCTCAGGGGATCAGTCCGAGACGCGGCTCAGGTGGCGGCGGCGCCAGATCACGGCCCCACCCGCCAACAGGAGCAGCACCCCGGCGAACGCACCTGCAGCCAGCCCGCCGGACTGACCGCCGGTCGCGGCGAGGTTCGAGCCGCCCGCCGCGGGTGCCGGCGTCGACGCACCTGGGCCCGTGCCCGGATCGCCGCCCGCGTCGCCGGCGGCGAGCACGGTGATCGCCGCGGACGCGACGACCTCACCATCGACCCGCACCTGGATGGTGTGGGTGCCCGGTTCGAGGTCGGACGGGATGACGACCGGCGCGGAGAACGCGCCATCGACGACATCCGCCTCCGCGAGCGCCCGGTAGGTGCTGGCCACACCGACCTCGACGCGCGGAACGGTGAAGTCGCTGCCCGTCACGGTGAGCGCGCCGCCGGCACGAACCTCGGTCGCGCTCAGGGCGATCGACGGGTCGTTATCGACGGGCGCCTGCGCGGCCGTGAACGTCCAGTTGTCGACCTCGAACAGCGGACCCGTGGCCTCGACCGCCGCGGACTCGGGCTGGGCGAACACGAAGAACACGTCGTGCGTGCCCGTCGCGCCGGTGACATCGGCGGTGACCGTGGTCCACTCGCCGGCCGTACCCTCCACCGGGAGCGTCGCGACGACCGGGCCGTCGACGTTGTCCAGGCGGACCTGCACCGAGGCGCCTTCGACCAGCGGCTTCACGCGCGCCGACACCGTCGCCGCGCCCTCGCCGAACGCGACCTGCGACAGCGCGGCGAAGTCACCGTCGTCGATGCTGGACAGCGCCATGTTGCCGTTGCCGTTGTGCTCCGGGAACTCGACCGAGGGCTGGGTCGTCGCCGTCGTCTTCACGCCGAGCTGCCAGGCCAGTGTCTCGGCCTCGAACGTACGGTACGGGTCGAAGTCTTCGACCTGCGCAACGCCGGCGCGCGTGCCGACGATGGGCTTGATCGTGCCGTCCGCATTGAACTCGAGCTTGTCGATGTGCACCGAGCGGTACCCCTGCGTCTGTCCCGCCGTGCCGAGGGCCTGCGCCCACGCGGCCCCGCGCGTCTGCGCGTGGTACGTGAAGTAGGTCTCGCCCTTGTAGGTGAACATGTCGGAGTGGTTGTTGCCGCCGTTGCCCGGTCCGAAGAACGTGCTCGGGTTCTGGAAGGCCACACCGGCGTACGTCGAGGCCGGCAGCTTCATCGGGTCATCGGTCATCATGTAGGCGATACCGCCGCGCGACGGATACTGCCCCGGGACCTCGTTCACCTGGAAGTTCGACGAGTACGAGTAGTAGTACTTGCCGTCCCGCTTGAAGATGGACGACGCCTCGAACATGCCGGGGCCGTCGATCTCGACGGGGTCACCGTCGAGGGTGACCATGTCGTCCTTCAGCTTCACGACGCGCGTCGACTTCGGGTTCTGCGGTCCCTGGACGTTGGCGCCCGAGCCGATCTGCGAGTTGCCGCCGAAGTACAGGTACGCCTGACCGTCGTCGTCGATGAACACCTCGGGGTCGAACAGCCACATGCCGGCGGGGAAGCCCCCGTTGTTGACGTAGTCGCGCGAGACGGTGTCGGGGATGATCTTCTTGCCGAGCGGATCGGTCCACGGTCCGAGCGGCGAACCGCCCACGACCACGGCGGTGCCGGTGCCGCTGTCGCAGAAGTACAGGTAGACCTTGCCGTCCTTCTCGATCGCCGCGGGCGCCCACGAGTTGCGCGCCCACGGAGCCGCGCCGCCCTCGCGAGCGATCGGCACGGAGCCGTGATCGACCCAGTTGACCATGTCGGTCGTCGACATGACGTTCAGCGTCGTGATCGCCCCGTACCCGTTCGACGCCGTCGGAAGCCCGTTGGCGTCCTTCGAGTTGGCCTCGTACTGCTGCGTGTCGTTGGTCGAGTAGATGTAGAGGCGACCGTTGTAGATGAGGTGGTGCGGGTCGGCGCCGAACTTGTGGCCCACCAGCGGGTTGTGGTCACCGATCGGCTTGGTCTGCACCTTCTCCAGCGAGGTGAAGCCGGGGCCGGCCGGAGCGTCCGAGATCTTGACGAGCGAGATCTCGTCGACCTGGAAGTCCTGGAGCGCGTTGGAGTTCCACGGGGTCTCGACGAACAGCCAGTCCATGCCGGGGTGGCGCTGGTCGGCGACGAAGTCCTTCGAGAACGATACCCACTCGCCCTTGGTGAAGCTCTGACCACGATCGTCGCAGCCGTTGAAGTTGGCCGGGCAGAAGGTGAAGTTGAACTGCTGGGTGTCG
The DNA window shown above is from Microbacterium laevaniformans and carries:
- a CDS encoding carbohydrate binding domain-containing protein; its protein translation is MLTLNVEAPADGRTEVPNQRSHRRESSQKTTHTLSAAGALVLSALATSPATAATTELLSNGTFEGGIAGWSAPFGGTLAASSDARTGTGAIQISGRTAFQSGPAATVTGQLKTDRSYDLSLSIKYTGTPATHNVNVTLCTASRSACAPVVGGTATSGEWLTLTKTFTPAVDTYDYLFVETPWDTTVASFVVDDASLTVQSTTPTTPTVPEVPVVPGNLLPDGRFVDGFTGWQAPRGGTLALTTDAASGLNALKVTGRTNTQSGPFASVTGKLEAGAGYRLSAKLKYTEGPDTQQFNFTFCPANFNGCDDRGQSFTKGEWVSFSKDFVADQRHPGMDWLFVETPWNSNALQDFQVDEISLVKISDAPAGPGFTSLEKVQTKPIGDHNPLVGHKFGADPHHLIYNGRLYIYSTNDTQQYEANSKDANGLPTASNGYGAITTLNVMSTTDMVNWVDHGSVPIAREGGAAPWARNSWAPAAIEKDGKVYLYFCDSGTGTAVVVGGSPLGPWTDPLGKKIIPDTVSRDYVNNGGFPAGMWLFDPEVFIDDDGQAYLYFGGNSQIGSGANVQGPQNPKSTRVVKLKDDMVTLDGDPVEIDGPGMFEASSIFKRDGKYYYSYSSNFQVNEVPGQYPSRGGIAYMMTDDPMKLPASTYAGVAFQNPSTFFGPGNGGNNHSDMFTYKGETYFTYHAQTRGAAWAQALGTAGQTQGYRSVHIDKLEFNADGTIKPIVGTRAGVAQVEDFDPYRTFEAETLAWQLGVKTTATTQPSVEFPEHNGNGNMALSSIDDGDFAALSQVAFGEGAATVSARVKPLVEGASVQVRLDNVDGPVVATLPVEGTAGEWTTVTADVTGATGTHDVFFVFAQPESAAVEATGPLFEVDNWTFTAAQAPVDNDPSIALSATEVRAGGALTVTGSDFTVPRVEVGVASTYRALAEADVVDGAFSAPVVIPSDLEPGTHTIQVRVDGEVVASAAITVLAAGDAGGDPGTGPGASTPAPAAGGSNLAATGGQSGGLAAGAFAGVLLLLAGGAVIWRRRHLSRVSD
- a CDS encoding sulfurtransferase codes for the protein MSMSPLITPSELKAQLGSLTPPVVLDVRYRLDAPDGAEAYRDGHVPGAVYVRMDGELAVHGAASEGRHPLPSPADFERSVRRWGIDDGDTVVVYDDWNSFAAARAWWMLTDAGVPARVLDGGLRAWRAAGGALETGDVTPTPGAVTLHAGQRRRLDIDAAASLAYSGVLLDARAPERYRGDVEPLDPAAGHIPGARNAPTTENLDAEGRLLAPDVLRSRYADLEGQSVGVYCGSGITAAHAVLALAVAGHDAALYPGSWSQWSNTPDRPVATGDHP